From Bacteroidia bacterium, the proteins below share one genomic window:
- a CDS encoding IS1 family transposase, with translation MVKNTTSCIKCGDSEKSMVKNGKSQAGKQRYICKSCGKTRVESYTYNAYIPNINSQIITLTKEGMGIRSTARVLHISPTTLLRRIVAISQSIRQPPVPKNKSYEVDEIRTFLKSKSQQIWIVYALEKATRRIVSFAVGSRSNRTLNIVLDTLHLAQAQSIFTDGLKNYRYLIAKAVHRVRQFGTNSIERNNLTLRTHLKRLNRRTICFSRSAAMLLAVLKIYFWS, from the coding sequence ATGGTGAAAAATACTACCTCGTGTATCAAATGTGGTGATAGCGAAAAATCAATGGTAAAAAACGGAAAAAGCCAAGCGGGTAAACAACGATATATTTGCAAGTCCTGTGGCAAAACCCGTGTAGAAAGCTACACTTACAACGCCTACATCCCAAATATCAACTCCCAAATCATTACCCTTACCAAAGAAGGCATGGGCATCCGCAGCACGGCAAGAGTGCTGCACATATCACCCACTACCTTACTAAGGCGTATTGTCGCCATATCTCAAAGCATCAGGCAGCCACCTGTTCCCAAAAACAAAAGCTATGAAGTAGATGAAATCCGTACCTTTCTCAAATCCAAAAGCCAACAGATATGGATTGTGTATGCCTTAGAAAAAGCAACCAGACGGATAGTAAGCTTTGCAGTCGGGTCAAGAAGCAACAGAACCCTCAACATAGTTTTGGACACATTGCATTTAGCCCAAGCCCAAAGCATTTTTACCGATGGGCTTAAAAACTACCGATACCTTATTGCAAAAGCCGTTCATCGGGTAAGGCAATTCGGCACTAACAGCATAGAAAGAAACAATCTCACGCTAAGAACGCATCTGAAAAGGCTAAATCGCAGAACTATCTGTTTTTCAAGAAGTGCGGCAATGCTGCTTGCCGTGCTGAAAATCTATTTTTGGAGTTGA